In a genomic window of Virgibacillus sp. SK37:
- a CDS encoding NAD(P)H-quinone oxidoreductase — protein MKAVNVKQPGGTEQLQVKEFPKPVPKQGEILIKVSAAAVNRTDIVNREGKSGYNTNPILGIEVAGEVVDSDPDANIEKGTRVMGLVNGGAYAEYAVMPADRAMIIPDNLSFEEAAAIPEVFLTAYQTLFWLGELTDEDTVLIHAGGSGVGTAAIQLAKQLTKAKIITTAGSAEKLDFCRSLGADVCINYKGESFPEEVLKATNDQGADLILDFIGGSYWEKNLQSIRTDGRWILIGVLGGTEIEKVNLMHLMLKRVQLKGTLLTPRSDAYKQQLTQGFSRKVLPLIKENKVKPIIDKVFKLEDVQEAHRHMEENKNIGKIILKVNEEG, from the coding sequence ATGAAAGCAGTTAATGTAAAACAACCTGGCGGGACGGAACAGTTACAGGTGAAAGAATTCCCCAAGCCTGTTCCAAAACAGGGAGAAATTCTAATAAAGGTAAGCGCAGCAGCTGTAAATCGTACAGATATCGTGAATAGGGAAGGAAAGTCTGGTTATAACACAAATCCGATATTAGGCATTGAAGTTGCGGGGGAGGTAGTGGATTCCGATCCAGATGCAAACATTGAAAAAGGAACAAGGGTAATGGGACTTGTAAATGGGGGAGCATATGCAGAATATGCTGTGATGCCTGCTGATCGAGCGATGATTATACCAGATAATCTTTCGTTTGAAGAGGCAGCAGCTATTCCGGAAGTTTTTCTCACCGCATACCAGACCTTGTTTTGGCTCGGCGAATTGACTGATGAAGATACCGTGCTCATCCATGCTGGAGGCAGCGGTGTAGGAACTGCAGCTATTCAGCTTGCTAAGCAGTTGACTAAAGCAAAAATTATTACTACAGCCGGTTCAGCTGAAAAACTCGATTTTTGCCGATCGCTAGGTGCAGATGTTTGTATTAATTATAAAGGAGAATCTTTTCCAGAAGAAGTACTAAAAGCTACAAATGACCAAGGGGCAGATCTCATTCTGGACTTCATTGGTGGATCGTATTGGGAGAAAAATTTGCAAAGTATCCGAACGGATGGACGCTGGATTCTGATCGGGGTACTTGGTGGAACAGAAATCGAAAAAGTAAATTTGATGCATCTCATGTTAAAACGAGTGCAACTAAAAGGGACGCTTTTGACGCCTAGAAGCGATGCATATAAACAGCAATTAACGCAAGGTTTCTCTAGAAAAGTACTTCCATTAATTAAAGAGAATAAGGTAAAGCCAATTATTGATAAGGTTTTTAAATTAGAGGATGTGCAGGAAGCACACAGGCATATGGAGGAAAATAAAAATATTGGTAAGATCATACTTAAAGTAAATGAAGAAGGATAG